The genomic interval TGGCTCTGGACGTCACCGACCCGCTGGCGCCGACGCTGTCGGGCAGCGTCTTCGCCGGCGTCGCCGACCGCGCCCCCGAAGGCCTCGCCTTCCTGCCCGCCGGCCGCAGCCCCACCGGCGGGCCGCTGCTCGCCGTCGCGTACGAGGCGACCGGAACGCTGGTGATCTACGCCATCGGCGAGAACTGAGCCCGCGGCCGACCAGGCCGCCGCACGACCCCGCGTCGGGCGAGACGCGATCGATCCCGCTCGCAGCCCCGGCGAGGTCCTGCGGCGTCCCGCTAGCGGTACCTCACCACCGGCTCGAAGCCGATCGCCGATGCCTCCCACTCCAGGACCGGCTCGGGCGAGAGGCCCACGGCGGCGATCCGCGGCGGCTGGCCCCGCCCGGCGGCTTCGAGCAGCACGAACCGGCGGTGGCCCCCGGCGGGCGTGACGTAGCCGTAGAGGCGGGCGTCGCCGGCGTCGAAGACCAGCTCCCCGTCCTCCCCGAGGCGGCGGAGCGTGAAGCCGCGGCGGACCAGCGTCCGCTCCAGCGTCTCGAGGTCGCGCGGCATCGGCCAGCCCTCCCGCCGGTGGTAGGCGAGCGCCTGCCCGAGGAACTCCAGCCGCTGGGCGGCCTCGCTCACCGGCGGCGGGGCGGCGCCGGCGAGCCAGGCCGCCCACCGGCCCTGCATCGCGGAGGCGTCGGTGATCCCGAAGGCGGTGCGGAGCGCGGTGTCGGCGTTCTGGCCCAGCGAGAGCTGCCGCAGGTAGTTGAGAAAGGCCTCGCGGTAGCGGCCGTTCTCGGCGTGGATGAGGAAGTAGACCAGCGACCAGGACTGCGCGTACAGCGTCCGCGAGCGGTCCGGGTCGCGGTGCAGCAGGTCGATCCAGGTGCGGCCCTCGGCGCGGAGCAGCGTCGGCAGCGGCCACGCGGTGCCGCGGATCAGCGCCGAGCGGACCCCGGCGAGCCGCTCGGCGTTGAGCTCGCCGACGA from Phycisphaera mikurensis NBRC 102666 carries:
- a CDS encoding DUF1570 domain-containing protein, whose amino-acid sequence is MRPRPLTTAKPPRRAGLPMLALALALVLLAAAPSAPPAAAAGLVPDAAAPLSLYRSRHYLVHTDLPRAEAAPLGLHLDAVYDDLERRFEGFGTGRSRAPLDVYLFRHAAGYHAYLKSRGVAADHSGGMFFSGGPRGDALATWVSGRDPAATRAVLQHEGFHQFAAARLGQLPHWVNEGLAQYYEDAPLVNGRLFVGELNAERLAGVRSALIRGTAWPLPTLLRAEGRTWIDLLHRDPDRSRTLYAQSWSLVYFLIHAENGRYREAFLNYLRQLSLGQNADTALRTAFGITDASAMQGRWAAWLAGAAPPPVSEAAQRLEFLGQALAYHRREGWPMPRDLETLERTLVRRGFTLRRLGEDGELVFDAGDARLYGYVTPAGGHRRFVLLEAAGRGQPPRIAAVGLSPEPVLEWEASAIGFEPVVRYR